A genomic segment from Malaclemys terrapin pileata isolate rMalTer1 chromosome 1, rMalTer1.hap1, whole genome shotgun sequence encodes:
- the THSD1 gene encoding thrombospondin type-1 domain-containing protein 1 isoform X2, with product MYFVSGNVTAKNVSILLLDASTNQTIAKKQLPSSQSRGIVGFECFSFKTAGDYWFRMISEIDNGTEFHWRGGSTLLSVEWPVFHIDLNRTSEVLRSSLQVGLFTNKQLCAMNETVVSLDVIFTNSLYELGRLSSNEALGMRMSKGIFLSRSQWVEFDCPPVDQEVYVTVLLKSLETNSVIASTGPIDLIHKFGYKLVVAPEVMCKSSILVFIVSPPCIAINGKVAVYKEALKRPGERTTWLDENFLRPGSNRTEFNCTLFDVGKNKYCFEFFDISSQSQSPPRVKECMVIRRNIETWSLWQPWSSCSVTCGDGVRERHRECLTSLPAKPGCVGTPKETSLCSLEECSIIKPTTPPSVQHQEDQKANNIVTITGISLCLFIILATVLITLWRKLCRAQKCSTSVRCNSVHSPSCHKSSDEENICQAGTQRESFSAGSEAPRVQAGEPVNIPLTCRRSLQFAQEEDTSVSDNFQSNAQKIIPPIFSYRLAQQQLKEMKKKGLTETTKVYHVSQTPLTDTVIDATAVLPLGTENQEEAAAHKFRIKSPFLDQPVSHLKFPREKSNSRVDSVLSQANPVTSPSQTLIRRAHLKYQNNKGEPLEKGCHRNPQFRRTASFHETKKVRPYRERSMSTLTSRQIPLYSARTRTWGQALEDKSRPTCKDADPSSEKFDQSHCTLLAGEPLSYGTKYCHKGGPPVGRPDLISHRQPAGQVAGADKPEPNRNRRGSSPNHRGALRKEPISTLKDNYQRGSALSPVQYRKDKCQSFPTDPEFAFYDNNSFGLTESEQWMIDLPGYFGSNEEDETSTLSIEKLVI from the exons TACTTTGTCAGTGGTAATGTGACAGCAAAGAATGTATCCATCCTACTGCTGGATGCCAGCACCAACCAGACCATTGCAAAAAAACAGCTTCCATCAAGCCAGTCACGGGGGATAGTAGGGTTTGAATGTTTCTCTTTCAAGACTGCTGGAGACTATTGGTTCAGAATGATCTCTGAGATTGATAATGGCACTGAATTTCACTGGAGGGGTGGGAGCACCCTCCTAAGTGTGGAATGGCCTGTATTTCACATTGACTTGAACAGGACCTCTGAGGTGCTCAGGAGTTCCCTTCAGGTTGGACTTTTCACTAATAAACAATTGTGTGCTATGAATGAGACAGTGGTTTCATTGGACGTGATATTCACCAACAGCCTGTATGAACTAGGAAGATTAAGCTCTAATGAGGCATTGGGAATGCGAATGAGCAAAGGAATCTTTCTCTCTAGATCCCAGTGGGTGGAATTTGACTGCCCACCTGTTGACCAAGAAGTGTATGTCACTGTGTTACTGAAATCATTAGAGACCAACTCAGTCATCGCCTCAACAGGGCCCATAGACCTTATCCACAAATTTGGATACAAACTAGTAGTGGCACCAGAAGTGATGTGCAAGTCGTCCATTCTGGTGTTTATTGTCTCCCCTCCATGCATTGCCATCAATGGGAAGGTTGCTGTGTACAAGGAAGCTCTCAAACGTCCTGGTGAAAGAACGACATGGCTAGATGAAAACTTCCTACGCCCAGGGAGCAACAGAACAGAATTTAACTGCACTTTATTTGACgtgggaaaaaataaatattgctttgaattttttgaCATTTCAAGCCAAAGCCAATCGCCCCCAAGAGTTAAGGAATGTATGGTGATCCGAAGGAATATAG AAACATGGAGCCTGTGGCAGCCCTGGAGTTCTTGCAGCGTGACCTGTGGGGATGGAGTCCGTGAGCGACACAGAGAATGTCTCACATCGCTGCCAGCAAAACCAGGCTGTGTTGGGACACCGAAAGAGACTTCGCTGTGCTCTCTAGAGGAATGTTCTA TTATAAAGCCTACCACCCCTCCTTCTGTACAGCACCAAGAGGACCAGAAAGCTAATAATATAGTCACCATCACTGGCATCTCCTTGTGCTTGTTCATAATCCTAGCCACTGTTCTCATCACCCTGTGGAGGAAGCTCTGCAGAGCTCAGAAGTGCAGCACTTCTGTGCGCTGTAACTCTGTCCATTCGCCCAGCTGCCACAAGAGCTCCGACGAAGAGAACATCTGTCAAGCTGGCACGCAGCGGGAGAGCTTTTCCGCGGGCAGCGAAGCGCCTCGAGTACAAGCCGGAGAGCCTGTTAACATACCTTTGACCTGTAGGAGGAGCCTTCAATTTGCTCAAGAAGAGGACACCTCTGTCAGTGACAATTTTCAGTCAAATGCTCAAAAAATAATCCCTCCAATTTTCAGCTATCGCCTTGCACAGCAGCAGCTGAAAGAGATGAAGAAGAAAGGCCTGACTGAAACCACAAAGGTGTATCACGTATCTCAGACACCTCTGACTGACACCGTTATTGATGCCACGGCTGTGCTTCCCCTGGGCACAGAAAACCAAGAGGAGGCTGCTGCACACAAATTCAGGATCAAATCTCCATTTCTGGATCAGCCAGTCAGTCATCTCAAATTCCCTAGGGAAAAATCTAATTCTAGGGTGGACTCTGTACTGTCACAGGCCAATCCTGTAACAAGCCCTAGTCAGACCCTCATTAGACGAGCTCACCTGAAATACCAAAATAACAAAGGGGAGCCGTTAGAGAAAGGCTGTCACAGAAACCCACAGTTCAGAAGAACAGCCAGTTTCCATGAAACTAAAAAGGTCAGGCCCTATAGGGAACGGAGCATGTCCACTCTTACCTCACGGCAGATTCCTCTTTATAGTGCCAGGACCAGAACGTGGGGTCAGGCACTGGAAGACAAATCCCGGCCAACATGTAAAGATGCTGATCCAAGTTCTGAAAAGTTTGACCAGTCTCATTGCACTCTGTTAGCTGGTGAGCCACTGAGCTATGGCACAAAATACTGCCACAAAGGGGGCCCTCCAGTGGGGAGGCCGGATCTGATCAGTCACCGTCAGCCTGCAGGCCAAGTAGCAGGAGCTGACAAACCAGAGCCAAACAGAAACAGGAGGGGCTCTTCACCAAACCATCGAGGGGCTTTGAGGAAAGAACCCATCTCAACTCTGAAAGATAATTACCAGCGAGGCAGTGCTCTAAGCCCTGTCCAGTACAGAAAGGACAAATGCCAGAGCTTCCCCACAGACCCTGAATTTGCCTTTTATGATAATAATTCTTTTGGCTTAACAGAATCGGAGCAATGGATGATTGACCTGCCTGGATATTTTGGTTCAAATGAAGAAGATGAAACAAGTACTTTAAGTATTGAGAAACTGGTGATCTGA
- the THSD1 gene encoding thrombospondin type-1 domain-containing protein 1 isoform X1 translates to MKQMLKDFSNLLLVVLCDYVLGEVEYLLLERPGHVALSNDTVSVDFQYFVSGNVTAKNVSILLLDASTNQTIAKKQLPSSQSRGIVGFECFSFKTAGDYWFRMISEIDNGTEFHWRGGSTLLSVEWPVFHIDLNRTSEVLRSSLQVGLFTNKQLCAMNETVVSLDVIFTNSLYELGRLSSNEALGMRMSKGIFLSRSQWVEFDCPPVDQEVYVTVLLKSLETNSVIASTGPIDLIHKFGYKLVVAPEVMCKSSILVFIVSPPCIAINGKVAVYKEALKRPGERTTWLDENFLRPGSNRTEFNCTLFDVGKNKYCFEFFDISSQSQSPPRVKECMVIRRNIETWSLWQPWSSCSVTCGDGVRERHRECLTSLPAKPGCVGTPKETSLCSLEECSIIKPTTPPSVQHQEDQKANNIVTITGISLCLFIILATVLITLWRKLCRAQKCSTSVRCNSVHSPSCHKSSDEENICQAGTQRESFSAGSEAPRVQAGEPVNIPLTCRRSLQFAQEEDTSVSDNFQSNAQKIIPPIFSYRLAQQQLKEMKKKGLTETTKVYHVSQTPLTDTVIDATAVLPLGTENQEEAAAHKFRIKSPFLDQPVSHLKFPREKSNSRVDSVLSQANPVTSPSQTLIRRAHLKYQNNKGEPLEKGCHRNPQFRRTASFHETKKVRPYRERSMSTLTSRQIPLYSARTRTWGQALEDKSRPTCKDADPSSEKFDQSHCTLLAGEPLSYGTKYCHKGGPPVGRPDLISHRQPAGQVAGADKPEPNRNRRGSSPNHRGALRKEPISTLKDNYQRGSALSPVQYRKDKCQSFPTDPEFAFYDNNSFGLTESEQWMIDLPGYFGSNEEDETSTLSIEKLVI, encoded by the exons ttcttGGTGAAGTGGAATATCTCCTCTTGGAGCGACCAGGTCATGTAGCCTTAAGTAACGACACGGTGTCTGTTGATTTTCAGTACTTTGTCAGTGGTAATGTGACAGCAAAGAATGTATCCATCCTACTGCTGGATGCCAGCACCAACCAGACCATTGCAAAAAAACAGCTTCCATCAAGCCAGTCACGGGGGATAGTAGGGTTTGAATGTTTCTCTTTCAAGACTGCTGGAGACTATTGGTTCAGAATGATCTCTGAGATTGATAATGGCACTGAATTTCACTGGAGGGGTGGGAGCACCCTCCTAAGTGTGGAATGGCCTGTATTTCACATTGACTTGAACAGGACCTCTGAGGTGCTCAGGAGTTCCCTTCAGGTTGGACTTTTCACTAATAAACAATTGTGTGCTATGAATGAGACAGTGGTTTCATTGGACGTGATATTCACCAACAGCCTGTATGAACTAGGAAGATTAAGCTCTAATGAGGCATTGGGAATGCGAATGAGCAAAGGAATCTTTCTCTCTAGATCCCAGTGGGTGGAATTTGACTGCCCACCTGTTGACCAAGAAGTGTATGTCACTGTGTTACTGAAATCATTAGAGACCAACTCAGTCATCGCCTCAACAGGGCCCATAGACCTTATCCACAAATTTGGATACAAACTAGTAGTGGCACCAGAAGTGATGTGCAAGTCGTCCATTCTGGTGTTTATTGTCTCCCCTCCATGCATTGCCATCAATGGGAAGGTTGCTGTGTACAAGGAAGCTCTCAAACGTCCTGGTGAAAGAACGACATGGCTAGATGAAAACTTCCTACGCCCAGGGAGCAACAGAACAGAATTTAACTGCACTTTATTTGACgtgggaaaaaataaatattgctttgaattttttgaCATTTCAAGCCAAAGCCAATCGCCCCCAAGAGTTAAGGAATGTATGGTGATCCGAAGGAATATAG AAACATGGAGCCTGTGGCAGCCCTGGAGTTCTTGCAGCGTGACCTGTGGGGATGGAGTCCGTGAGCGACACAGAGAATGTCTCACATCGCTGCCAGCAAAACCAGGCTGTGTTGGGACACCGAAAGAGACTTCGCTGTGCTCTCTAGAGGAATGTTCTA TTATAAAGCCTACCACCCCTCCTTCTGTACAGCACCAAGAGGACCAGAAAGCTAATAATATAGTCACCATCACTGGCATCTCCTTGTGCTTGTTCATAATCCTAGCCACTGTTCTCATCACCCTGTGGAGGAAGCTCTGCAGAGCTCAGAAGTGCAGCACTTCTGTGCGCTGTAACTCTGTCCATTCGCCCAGCTGCCACAAGAGCTCCGACGAAGAGAACATCTGTCAAGCTGGCACGCAGCGGGAGAGCTTTTCCGCGGGCAGCGAAGCGCCTCGAGTACAAGCCGGAGAGCCTGTTAACATACCTTTGACCTGTAGGAGGAGCCTTCAATTTGCTCAAGAAGAGGACACCTCTGTCAGTGACAATTTTCAGTCAAATGCTCAAAAAATAATCCCTCCAATTTTCAGCTATCGCCTTGCACAGCAGCAGCTGAAAGAGATGAAGAAGAAAGGCCTGACTGAAACCACAAAGGTGTATCACGTATCTCAGACACCTCTGACTGACACCGTTATTGATGCCACGGCTGTGCTTCCCCTGGGCACAGAAAACCAAGAGGAGGCTGCTGCACACAAATTCAGGATCAAATCTCCATTTCTGGATCAGCCAGTCAGTCATCTCAAATTCCCTAGGGAAAAATCTAATTCTAGGGTGGACTCTGTACTGTCACAGGCCAATCCTGTAACAAGCCCTAGTCAGACCCTCATTAGACGAGCTCACCTGAAATACCAAAATAACAAAGGGGAGCCGTTAGAGAAAGGCTGTCACAGAAACCCACAGTTCAGAAGAACAGCCAGTTTCCATGAAACTAAAAAGGTCAGGCCCTATAGGGAACGGAGCATGTCCACTCTTACCTCACGGCAGATTCCTCTTTATAGTGCCAGGACCAGAACGTGGGGTCAGGCACTGGAAGACAAATCCCGGCCAACATGTAAAGATGCTGATCCAAGTTCTGAAAAGTTTGACCAGTCTCATTGCACTCTGTTAGCTGGTGAGCCACTGAGCTATGGCACAAAATACTGCCACAAAGGGGGCCCTCCAGTGGGGAGGCCGGATCTGATCAGTCACCGTCAGCCTGCAGGCCAAGTAGCAGGAGCTGACAAACCAGAGCCAAACAGAAACAGGAGGGGCTCTTCACCAAACCATCGAGGGGCTTTGAGGAAAGAACCCATCTCAACTCTGAAAGATAATTACCAGCGAGGCAGTGCTCTAAGCCCTGTCCAGTACAGAAAGGACAAATGCCAGAGCTTCCCCACAGACCCTGAATTTGCCTTTTATGATAATAATTCTTTTGGCTTAACAGAATCGGAGCAATGGATGATTGACCTGCCTGGATATTTTGGTTCAAATGAAGAAGATGAAACAAGTACTTTAAGTATTGAGAAACTGGTGATCTGA